A stretch of the Perca fluviatilis chromosome 17, GENO_Pfluv_1.0, whole genome shotgun sequence genome encodes the following:
- the stc1l gene encoding stanniocalcin 1, like — protein sequence MLPGSALLLLVLGLGCAACFQLPPEEAAPRRARFSSNSPTDVARCINGAVTVGCGFFSCLENSTCDTDGMHELCEHFLNSAATFNTEGKTFVKKSLHCISQGISAKVFQTIRRCNIFQMMIAEVQEECYTSLDICTVARTNPDAIGEVVQVPTHFPNRYYSTLLQALQACDEQTVAAVRTGLMARLGPDMETFLQLVQNKPCASNSGSAAYNNPSSWRNMPVFNIQPGFKSRDPTHLFARKRSVDDTEGQR from the exons ATGCTGCCCGGCtccgctctgctgctgctggtcctCGGACTCGGCTGCGCCGCGTGCTTCCAGCTGCCGCCGGAGGAAGCTGCTCCCCGCCGGGCTCGGTTCTCCTCCAACAGCCCCA ctgaTGTGGCCAGATGTATTAACGGGGCCGTCACCGTGGGCTGTGGATTCTTCTCCTGTCTGGAAAACTCCACCTGTGACACCGACGGGATGCACGAACTCTGTGAACACTTCCTGAACTCTGCTGCTACCTTCAACACAGAG ggtaaaacGTTCGTCAAGAAAAGTCTGCACTGCATCTCTCAGGGAATCTCAGCCAAGGTTTTCCAAACTATCCGCCGCTGCAACATCTTCCAGATGATGATCGCAGAG GTGCAAGAAGAGTGTTACACCAGTCTGGACATCTGCACTGTGGCTCGAACCAACCCGGACGCCATCGGAGAGGTGGTGCAGGTGCCCACTCACTTCCCCAACag GTACTACAGCACTCTGCTGCAGGCGCTGCAGGCGTGCGACGAGCAGACGGTGGCGGCGGTGAGGACGGGCCTCATGGCGAGGCTGGGCCCCGACATGGAGACCTTCCTCCAGCTGGTGCAGAACAAACCGTGCGCCAGCAACTCCGGCTCGGCCGCCTACAACAACCCGTCCAGCTGGAGGAACATGCCCGTGTTCAACATCCAGCCGGGCTTCAAAAGCCGAGACCCCACCCACCTGTTCGCCAGGAAACGCTCTGTGGACGACACGGAGGGGCAGCGTTAA